The following are encoded together in the Flammeovirga agarivorans genome:
- the clcA gene encoding H(+)/Cl(-) exchange transporter ClcA — translation MELQSHSETVKETRLLLVLSLCVGILVGIVGGVYNYLTNHLDVFRDFVEAHLSITGVVIAMALGTFISYVLVKKYAPEAGGSGVQEVEGTMIGKRKIKWKQVVPVKFFGGIAAQLGGMVVGREGPTIHLGGAIGEMLTGFWKGSKYSEVDIRNHLLACGAGAGLAVAFNAPIAGVLLVIEEMRPSFKFNFRSYTGIMMASFVSTWIAQFIVGDTLDIPVGADQISVIPQVHYLSFVLFGVFMSLTGAAFLYAIKVGYSVFDFLKAKVPYITFIVVAISFALLFQINPNYNSSGMDLLANHLNDAQSLPELASLIIGRLVGGTISFCSGVVGGVFSPMLFIGASLGKVYALIAPGLHIYSAELAIIGMAGFFTAVVGAPLTGVILMSELTGQYQLLLPMGIVCMVAAMMMRFFGVKPLYESLLKRDIRIFGDESLKKAKN, via the coding sequence ATGGAATTACAATCACATTCAGAGACCGTTAAGGAAACGAGACTTTTATTGGTTCTTTCTTTATGCGTAGGAATACTAGTCGGTATAGTTGGAGGAGTATACAATTACTTAACCAATCATCTCGATGTCTTTAGAGATTTTGTAGAAGCACATTTATCCATTACAGGAGTTGTTATCGCTATGGCTTTAGGAACTTTTATCTCTTATGTTTTAGTGAAAAAATATGCTCCAGAAGCAGGAGGAAGCGGTGTTCAGGAAGTAGAAGGCACAATGATAGGCAAGCGGAAAATTAAATGGAAACAAGTAGTTCCTGTAAAATTTTTCGGAGGTATTGCGGCTCAACTGGGAGGAATGGTAGTAGGGAGAGAAGGACCTACAATACACCTCGGAGGAGCAATAGGTGAGATGTTGACGGGCTTTTGGAAAGGATCAAAATACAGTGAAGTAGACATCAGAAACCATTTATTAGCTTGTGGTGCAGGAGCTGGATTAGCCGTTGCTTTTAACGCACCTATTGCGGGAGTACTTTTGGTTATTGAAGAGATGCGTCCTTCATTTAAGTTTAACTTTAGGTCATACACAGGAATCATGATGGCTTCTTTTGTTAGTACTTGGATCGCTCAGTTTATTGTAGGTGATACTTTAGATATACCTGTGGGAGCTGATCAGATTTCAGTAATTCCTCAAGTACATTATTTATCTTTTGTATTATTTGGAGTGTTTATGAGTCTCACAGGTGCAGCATTTTTGTATGCAATTAAAGTGGGGTATAGCGTATTCGACTTTCTAAAAGCAAAAGTACCATATATCACTTTTATAGTGGTAGCCATTTCTTTTGCATTGCTTTTCCAAATCAACCCTAATTACAACAGTTCAGGTATGGATTTATTGGCGAATCATCTTAATGATGCACAATCTCTTCCTGAGTTAGCGAGCTTGATTATAGGTCGTTTGGTTGGAGGTACGATCTCTTTCTGTAGTGGTGTTGTTGGAGGTGTTTTTTCTCCAATGTTGTTTATCGGAGCTTCACTAGGAAAAGTATACGCCCTAATTGCTCCTGGTTTGCATATCTACTCTGCAGAATTGGCAATTATTGGCATGGCAGGGTTCTTTACAGCTGTTGTTGGAGCACCATTAACGGGAGTGATACTTATGTCGGAATTAACAGGACAATATCAATTATTACTTCCTATGGGGATAGTATGTATGGTCGCAGCCATGATGATGCGCTTTTTTGGAGTTAAACCACTCTATGAATCTTTATTAAAAAGGGACATTAGAATCTTTGGAGATGAGAGTCTTAAAAAAGCTAAAAACTAA
- a CDS encoding Orn/Lys/Arg family decarboxylase: MKYKNLYQALVFHSEAGKDTYIGKVISQIVANIESYGYKVIQTNDAFETRMAIENDASIALLLLDHSDANTKNLIEKVKERGLEAPIFLLNETEKITELPNEIFEEITGALYLQEDTPDFMAKHVRKHMEDYLESIKTPFFGGMVDYVEKGNEMWLAPGHNGGVFYEKSPVGKAFFDHMGENFFRSDFNFVPDLGGIFDHSGAYGEAEKQAAEIFGADRTYFVLNGTSTSNKMVNNGILTKGDLVLFDRNNHKSHHHSALMLSGAIPVYMQDDRNPFGMVGPLASSTLTEEHIREQIKNNPLVKDKEAYKKERPFRMAIIENCTYDGTIYNVQEIIDRIGHLCDYIFFDEAWGAFMNFHPLYAGHFGLGLKQLKDNDPGIVVTQSTHKQLAGLSQASQIHMKDDHLGEQKRRASHQRFNEVYMMHMSTSPYYPMFASLDVGAQMMKGKNGEWLWNSAIEMSIEMAKKVRALAAEFATNDDSDKQWFVDPFVPDVVNIKDSKFLENGQYKWEDIDTKILSKEQQAWSFEKGAKWHGYHDIEDNYVMKDPTKLLFLTPGLDRQSGEFAEMGIPAPILKEYMREKGIVAEKADFYSILFLLTPAIERTKISTLVAEMVKFKELYDNGALMEEALPEMAAQHPEFYKGRTLKEVCQEMHDVLKKWQADQLQKDMFQEQYFPTPVMTPYDAFQKFVQNEVEYVPMEEISGRVAATMALVYPPGIGVILPGERYDEKCEPTIKYFEMFQETNKKFPGFDNEIQGAYEEVQEDGSVKYYTYVVKED, translated from the coding sequence ATGAAATACAAAAATTTATACCAAGCATTAGTATTCCATAGCGAAGCAGGAAAGGATACTTATATTGGAAAAGTCATCTCTCAGATCGTAGCAAATATTGAATCTTACGGTTATAAAGTTATCCAAACTAACGATGCATTTGAAACAAGAATGGCCATTGAAAATGATGCTTCTATCGCATTATTATTATTAGACCATTCGGATGCAAATACTAAGAACTTAATAGAAAAAGTAAAGGAAAGAGGATTAGAGGCTCCAATATTCCTTTTGAATGAAACAGAAAAAATTACTGAACTTCCTAACGAAATCTTTGAAGAAATTACCGGTGCTTTATACCTACAAGAAGATACACCAGACTTTATGGCGAAACACGTTAGAAAGCATATGGAAGATTATCTTGAAAGTATCAAAACGCCTTTCTTCGGAGGTATGGTAGACTACGTTGAGAAAGGAAATGAAATGTGGTTAGCACCAGGTCATAATGGAGGTGTTTTTTACGAAAAGTCTCCAGTGGGTAAAGCATTTTTCGATCATATGGGAGAAAACTTCTTTCGCTCAGATTTTAATTTCGTTCCAGATTTAGGTGGTATTTTTGATCACTCGGGTGCTTACGGTGAAGCGGAAAAGCAAGCTGCTGAAATCTTTGGTGCAGATCGTACTTACTTCGTATTGAATGGTACTTCTACATCCAATAAAATGGTCAATAATGGTATTCTAACAAAAGGTGATTTAGTGTTATTCGATCGTAATAATCATAAGTCACATCACCATTCAGCTTTGATGTTATCTGGAGCTATTCCGGTATATATGCAAGATGACCGTAATCCATTTGGTATGGTGGGTCCATTAGCATCATCTACTTTAACGGAAGAACATATCCGAGAACAAATCAAAAATAATCCCTTAGTAAAAGATAAAGAAGCTTACAAAAAAGAACGTCCGTTCCGTATGGCTATCATTGAGAATTGTACTTATGATGGAACCATCTACAACGTTCAAGAAATCATAGATAGAATTGGTCACCTTTGTGATTATATCTTCTTTGATGAAGCTTGGGGGGCATTTATGAATTTCCATCCATTATATGCGGGTCACTTTGGATTAGGGTTGAAACAATTAAAAGACAATGACCCAGGGATTGTAGTAACACAATCTACACACAAACAATTGGCGGGCCTTTCTCAAGCTTCACAAATTCATATGAAAGATGATCACTTGGGAGAACAGAAACGTAGAGCTTCTCACCAACGTTTTAATGAGGTATATATGATGCACATGTCTACTTCACCATATTATCCAATGTTTGCTTCATTAGATGTTGGAGCACAAATGATGAAAGGTAAAAATGGTGAATGGTTATGGAATTCAGCCATAGAAATGTCGATTGAGATGGCGAAGAAAGTTAGAGCATTAGCAGCAGAATTCGCTACCAATGATGATTCTGATAAGCAATGGTTTGTAGACCCATTCGTTCCAGATGTAGTGAACATCAAAGATTCTAAATTCTTAGAAAATGGACAATACAAGTGGGAAGACATCGACACAAAAATACTTTCTAAAGAACAACAGGCTTGGTCATTTGAGAAAGGAGCAAAATGGCATGGATACCATGACATAGAAGATAACTATGTGATGAAAGATCCTACAAAATTATTGTTCTTAACACCAGGTTTAGATCGCCAATCAGGTGAATTTGCTGAAATGGGTATTCCTGCTCCAATTCTTAAGGAATACATGAGAGAGAAAGGTATTGTTGCTGAAAAAGCAGATTTCTACTCTATTTTATTCTTATTGACACCAGCTATTGAACGTACAAAAATTTCTACGTTAGTAGCAGAAATGGTGAAGTTCAAAGAGCTTTATGATAATGGAGCTTTGATGGAAGAAGCTCTTCCTGAAATGGCCGCTCAACATCCTGAATTTTACAAAGGGAGAACATTGAAAGAGGTTTGTCAGGAAATGCATGATGTATTAAAGAAATGGCAAGCAGATCAATTGCAAAAGGACATGTTCCAAGAGCAATATTTCCCAACGCCAGTGATGACTCCTTATGATGCTTTCCAAAAGTTCGTTCAGAATGAGGTGGAATATGTTCCAATGGAAGAAATATCGGGTAGAGTTGCAGCAACAATGGCACTTGTTTATCCTCCAGGTATAGGTGTTATTCTTCCTGGTGAACGATATGATGAGAAATGTGAGCCTACAATCAAATACTTCGAAATGTTCCAAGAAACAAATAAAAAATTCCCTGGTTTCGATAATGAAATCCAAGGAGCTTATGAAGAAGTACAAGAAGATGGTTCTGTAAAATACTATACTTATGTAGTGAAAGAAGATTAA
- a CDS encoding basic amino acid/polyamine antiporter gives MENKSTKVGLAGLVAIVFGSMIGGGIFNIPQNMAASASLGAVILSWIISGIGVGLLVYTFKTLSEERSDITSGIYGYAKAGFGRYVGFNSAWGYWISAALGNVAFAVMLNDALGVFFPVLLKHGWQTIALGSGMIWFMNFISFLGTGKTSFLNTISTVAKFAGLVIVIGILIVSFKYDLLTKDFWGNAYHLDGLGSQIKSTMLVTLWCFIGIEGAVVIGSKAKKSSDVGKATVIGFLAALSMYVIISVLAFGIMQQPELAKLADPSSGALLEAAVGHWGLTFVNVAVIISVTGAWLAWTILVAEVPHDAAKDGVLPKLFVKENGNGAPTTALYISSIIMQIGMFSVIFAQDVYLAAIDIAGVMILPSYLLSAMYLFKGAKSKEILANSKKRTLAIAVGAITTLYCLWLVYAAGMSYLLMATIFYAIGIPFYRLAHKDEVKAGKKIYTKGERVIEIVIMLLAIVAIYMISTGAVSF, from the coding sequence ATGGAAAACAAATCTACAAAAGTAGGGTTAGCCGGTCTTGTAGCCATTGTATTTGGTTCAATGATTGGAGGTGGTATTTTTAATATACCACAAAATATGGCAGCAAGTGCCTCATTAGGAGCAGTAATATTATCATGGATTATATCGGGTATTGGAGTAGGCCTTTTAGTGTATACTTTTAAAACGTTATCCGAAGAACGATCAGATATAACTTCAGGTATTTATGGTTATGCAAAAGCTGGTTTTGGCCGTTATGTAGGTTTTAATTCAGCTTGGGGATATTGGATTTCTGCAGCATTAGGTAACGTAGCTTTTGCAGTAATGTTAAATGATGCATTAGGTGTTTTCTTTCCAGTTTTATTAAAACATGGTTGGCAAACTATCGCATTAGGATCTGGTATGATCTGGTTCATGAACTTTATATCTTTCTTAGGAACTGGTAAAACATCTTTCTTGAATACGATCTCAACAGTAGCAAAATTTGCAGGATTAGTGATTGTGATCGGTATTCTGATCGTTTCTTTCAAATATGACCTTTTAACAAAAGATTTCTGGGGTAATGCATATCACCTAGATGGTTTAGGATCTCAGATTAAGTCTACTATGCTTGTAACGTTATGGTGCTTTATCGGTATTGAGGGAGCGGTAGTTATTGGATCAAAAGCGAAGAAGTCTTCAGATGTAGGTAAGGCAACAGTTATTGGTTTTTTAGCAGCATTATCTATGTATGTAATTATTTCTGTTCTTGCATTTGGTATCATGCAACAGCCAGAACTAGCTAAATTAGCAGATCCTTCATCGGGAGCTTTATTAGAGGCTGCAGTTGGACATTGGGGACTTACATTTGTAAATGTTGCTGTGATTATCTCAGTAACTGGTGCATGGTTAGCGTGGACTATCTTGGTTGCAGAAGTTCCTCATGATGCTGCAAAAGATGGTGTGCTTCCTAAGTTATTCGTAAAAGAAAATGGTAATGGAGCACCTACAACTGCACTATATATTTCTTCAATCATTATGCAAATTGGTATGTTCTCTGTCATTTTTGCACAAGATGTTTATCTGGCTGCAATTGATATTGCCGGGGTAATGATTTTACCTTCATACCTTCTTAGTGCGATGTATCTATTTAAGGGAGCTAAGTCAAAAGAAATTCTTGCTAATAGTAAAAAACGTACTTTAGCCATTGCTGTGGGAGCAATTACTACATTATACTGCTTATGGTTAGTATACGCTGCAGGTATGAGCTACTTACTAATGGCAACTATCTTCTATGCTATCGGTATTCCTTTCTATCGATTAGCACATAAAGACGAAGTAAAAGCTGGTAAGAAAATATACACTAAAGGTGAAAGAGTAATTGAAATTGTAATTATGTTATTAGCAATTGTAGCTATCTACATGATTTCTACAGGTGCAGTTTCTTTCTAA